In Mongoliitalea daihaiensis, one DNA window encodes the following:
- a CDS encoding VOC family protein, which yields MKNILYLLLLSLLFSCQASTEKAEHLGHIHAFIEMVAADVKPIALSEPMESQMVDKLWEDVIAMAENAGIGVFREPELVQTSLFPSSVASGKEVLIFHKENSLAAYLDLKSNLSKLDSEAAARRFGRLLGYPSHYINHLLSKNTDFQSLPDFGIQATNIFLYYKDLQGADAFYGQLLGLEKVSDYTFAKTFQISLDAYLTIVDESVGRHKADEPKTVAIALLTDQLPEWYAYLLEKNVPIKYTYKPKTDNAHDGFVAIDPEGYLLEFETFKQHPENELLMPQLQKFDPLPTTDPSIAAGLGFYGAVFWTYYEDLQEAEVFYKEKVGLPLMVDQGWAKVFQASQTGYIGLVDERRGMHNFTEKKGSSIAFIVNDLDGWYQYVQTQAPFPLHGEWYEGAEKRYQAFVGTDTGGYFLEFNSFNQHPDNDAFLKLLKP from the coding sequence ATGAAAAATATTCTCTACTTATTGCTCCTAAGCCTTTTGTTCAGCTGCCAAGCCTCCACTGAAAAAGCCGAACATTTGGGTCATATCCATGCCTTTATAGAAATGGTTGCCGCGGATGTGAAGCCCATTGCCCTAAGCGAACCTATGGAATCCCAAATGGTGGATAAACTATGGGAGGACGTCATCGCCATGGCTGAGAATGCGGGGATAGGGGTATTTAGAGAACCTGAGTTGGTACAAACTTCCTTATTTCCTTCGTCTGTGGCTTCAGGAAAAGAAGTGCTGATTTTCCATAAAGAAAATTCTCTCGCAGCCTATTTGGACTTAAAAAGCAATCTCTCCAAACTCGATTCGGAGGCAGCAGCAAGACGATTCGGGAGATTATTGGGCTATCCTTCACACTACATCAATCACTTACTTTCCAAGAATACGGACTTTCAATCACTCCCTGATTTCGGTATCCAAGCAACCAACATTTTTCTTTATTACAAAGACCTGCAAGGGGCTGATGCTTTTTATGGGCAATTGCTTGGGTTAGAAAAGGTGTCAGACTACACCTTCGCAAAAACCTTCCAAATTTCTTTGGATGCCTACTTGACTATCGTAGATGAATCTGTCGGAAGGCACAAAGCCGATGAACCAAAAACTGTTGCCATCGCCTTGTTGACTGACCAATTGCCCGAATGGTACGCCTATCTGTTAGAGAAAAATGTTCCTATCAAATACACCTACAAACCAAAAACTGACAATGCACATGATGGCTTTGTGGCTATTGATCCGGAAGGGTATTTGCTGGAATTTGAAACTTTCAAACAGCATCCTGAAAATGAATTGTTGATGCCTCAATTGCAAAAATTTGATCCGCTACCAACCACCGACCCTTCCATCGCAGCAGGTTTGGGTTTTTATGGAGCTGTATTTTGGACCTATTATGAGGACTTACAAGAAGCGGAAGTCTTCTACAAGGAAAAAGTCGGTCTTCCATTGATGGTCGACCAAGGTTGGGCAAAAGTATTTCAGGCATCTCAAACAGGATATATCGGATTGGTTGATGAGCGTAGAGGCATGCACAATTTTACCGAAAAAAAGGGTAGCAGCATTGCCTTTATTGTAAATGACTTGGATGGCTGGTATCAATATGTACAAACACAGGCTCCATTTCCACTACACGGGGAGTGGTATGAAGGCGCTGAAAAACGCTACCAAGCATTTGTTGGCACTGACACAGGAGGCTATTTCTTAGAATTTAACAGCTTCAATCAACATCCTGACAACGATGCATTTCTAAAACTACTGAAGCCCTAA
- a CDS encoding sulfite exporter TauE/SafE family protein yields MEILFIAIAAFFTAILTFFSGFGLGTILTPVFMVFFPVDLAVALTGVVHFFNNIFKLLLVGKNADKAVLIRFGVPAVIAAFAGSWVLLNITELDPLFSYELFGRIFLVEPMKFIVAILLIIFALMDLIPYFQNLQFGKEKLALGGALSGFFGGLSGNQGALRAAFLIKAGLSKEAFIGTAVVVSTFVDFTRLSVYATRFVSTDVSDNLTVVVTATLAAIAGAYIGNKLLKKVTLKSIQMTVAVLLILMSVALAAGWI; encoded by the coding sequence ATGGAAATTTTGTTTATTGCCATTGCTGCATTTTTCACGGCTATCCTCACTTTCTTTTCGGGGTTTGGCTTAGGAACCATCTTGACTCCTGTTTTTATGGTCTTCTTTCCCGTAGACCTGGCAGTTGCATTGACAGGAGTGGTGCACTTTTTCAATAACATCTTCAAATTATTGCTGGTAGGAAAAAATGCGGATAAAGCAGTCCTCATCAGATTTGGAGTCCCTGCGGTGATTGCTGCTTTTGCGGGTTCTTGGGTTTTACTCAACATCACCGAATTGGACCCACTATTTAGCTATGAACTTTTTGGACGGATCTTTTTGGTCGAGCCGATGAAATTTATCGTCGCTATCCTTTTGATAATTTTTGCTTTGATGGACTTAATCCCCTATTTCCAAAATCTTCAATTTGGGAAAGAAAAACTAGCCTTAGGAGGAGCTTTGAGTGGCTTTTTCGGAGGACTTTCAGGGAATCAAGGAGCACTTCGTGCCGCATTTTTGATCAAGGCAGGATTATCCAAAGAAGCATTTATCGGCACAGCAGTAGTCGTATCCACCTTTGTTGATTTTACCAGACTGAGTGTGTATGCTACCCGCTTTGTAAGCACGGATGTAAGTGATAACCTGACTGTGGTAGTGACTGCAACCCTTGCAGCAATTGCAGGTGCCTACATTGGAAACAAGCTTCTGAAGAAAGTGACACTGAAATCTATTCAAATGACGGTAGCGGTTTTGTTGATCTTGATGTCAGTTGCCTTAGCGGCTGGGTGGATTTAG
- a CDS encoding ATP-binding protein, with the protein MEELLLNSEQLIHEVSLDFKRYLFAQINWENRLIGIKGARGTGKTTLLLQRLKESQLPISQKAYFSLDDIYFSGNRLTDTVKTFYQQGGKLLVLDEVHKYPTWSQEIKNLYDRYRDLEIIFTGSSIIDIAKQEGDLSRRALMYELKGLSYREYLTYTYGLDLPSIELEKPLFEKESIRSNFPTDFKPLRYFQEYLKQGYYPYQSEDKLGYYQRIKQQTRLIVEYDMAELKGFDIRHAKKMLQLLFVVAQQVPFKPNINKLAEKTGIHRNSINNYLYFLEEARLLSLLQSSGNSTAILQKPEKIFLENTNLLYALSEESPAIGTVRELFFNNQVGVNHTISYPKAGDFLVDSKYVFEIGGKNKDAKQVSAIENSWLVKDDLEYPVGKSIPLWLFGFLY; encoded by the coding sequence ATGGAAGAGCTATTGTTAAATTCCGAACAATTGATTCATGAAGTCTCTCTAGACTTTAAAAGATATCTTTTTGCTCAAATTAATTGGGAAAACAGATTGATAGGTATCAAAGGTGCCAGGGGAACAGGTAAAACTACGCTCTTACTCCAGAGATTAAAAGAATCCCAGCTTCCGATTTCACAGAAAGCGTATTTTTCTTTGGATGATATATATTTTTCAGGGAATCGGTTGACTGACACAGTAAAAACATTTTATCAGCAGGGGGGTAAACTGTTGGTATTGGATGAGGTGCATAAGTATCCTACATGGTCACAGGAAATCAAAAATCTTTATGATCGGTATAGAGATTTAGAAATAATCTTTACTGGTTCATCCATTATTGATATCGCCAAGCAGGAAGGGGATTTGAGCAGGAGAGCGCTTATGTATGAGTTGAAAGGGCTTTCCTACCGTGAATATCTTACATATACTTATGGATTGGATTTACCTTCTATTGAGTTAGAAAAGCCTTTGTTTGAAAAAGAAAGTATTCGGAGCAACTTCCCAACTGATTTCAAGCCCTTGAGGTATTTTCAAGAGTATCTCAAGCAAGGTTACTACCCTTATCAATCTGAAGATAAGTTGGGGTATTATCAACGAATCAAGCAGCAAACACGGCTGATTGTAGAATATGATATGGCCGAACTTAAAGGATTCGATATTAGGCATGCAAAAAAAATGTTACAGTTGCTTTTTGTGGTAGCGCAGCAAGTGCCCTTTAAACCTAATATTAATAAACTTGCGGAAAAGACGGGCATCCATAGAAATTCGATTAATAATTACCTGTATTTTTTGGAGGAAGCGCGGCTTTTAAGTCTTCTTCAAAGTAGTGGTAACAGTACCGCAATTCTTCAAAAACCTGAAAAAATATTTCTTGAAAATACCAATCTGTTGTATGCACTTTCGGAAGAATCTCCTGCAATCGGTACTGTAAGAGAATTGTTTTTTAACAATCAAGTAGGGGTTAATCATACCATTTCATATCCAAAAGCAGGTGATTTTTTGGTGGATAGTAAATATGTTTTTGAGATTGGAGGTAAAAATAAAGATGCTAAGCAAGTCAGTGCAATTGAAAACTCTTGGCTTGTCAAAGATGACCTTGAATATCCAGTGGGGAAATCTATTCCTCTATGGCTTTTTGGTTTCTTATATTGA
- a CDS encoding Crp/Fnr family transcriptional regulator produces the protein MTEDFSTLIHYFERLQKLSPASQEAIKAICSAVHIPKNQDLQAIGHTCKTIYFVKKGIARIYYYKDGTDITESFALENSLIARVESLFTGKPSKKGIQVLEDADFIGIHSPALFDLYDTSPEIERLFRKIFEAAYVDTVNRIESIQFHTAEERYHDLITSSPDILQRVPLKHIASYLGITQVSLSRIRAKGAR, from the coding sequence TTGACAGAAGACTTTTCAACTTTGATCCACTACTTTGAAAGACTCCAAAAACTTTCACCTGCCTCTCAGGAAGCAATTAAGGCTATTTGTTCAGCTGTACATATTCCCAAAAACCAGGATCTCCAAGCCATTGGGCATACCTGTAAGACTATATACTTTGTCAAAAAAGGGATAGCCAGGATCTACTACTACAAGGATGGAACTGACATTACAGAATCCTTTGCCTTAGAAAACTCGCTGATTGCGAGGGTAGAGAGTTTGTTTACAGGTAAGCCCAGCAAAAAAGGTATTCAAGTTTTGGAAGACGCTGATTTCATCGGTATTCATTCCCCAGCCTTGTTTGATTTATATGATACTTCCCCCGAAATTGAGCGCCTGTTTCGTAAAATTTTTGAAGCTGCCTATGTAGATACCGTTAATAGGATAGAAAGTATCCAATTCCATACGGCTGAAGAGCGGTATCATGACCTTATAACCTCTTCGCCTGATATTTTACAACGTGTTCCCCTCAAGCACATAGCTTCTTACCTCGGAATCACCCAAGTCAGCCTAAGTAGGATACGAGCAAAAGGAGCCAGATAA
- a CDS encoding MFS transporter, whose translation MEKISLGLQENWKQFTLLVIINAFVGGMIGLERSILPQIAELEFGIAAKSAVLSFIAVFGTIKAFSNYFAGTYANRIGRKNLLVIGWIFGLPVPFILMYAPSWDWIVAANVLLGINQGLAWSSTVVMKIDLVGEKQRGFAMGLNEFAGYLAVAVVAFLTGYIASEYGLRPYPFYLGIGMAVLGLLGSIFLIKDTQKHVQAENTISTIPRLKNSFWETTWKHPNLGSVTQAGLVNNLNDGMAWGLFPILLASKGFDLEAIGIVMATYPAVWGLGQLITGKMADLYSKKALLFIGMILQGIVLLIFPWAIELSHYIILSVILGWGTAMVYPTFLATVAENTHPEDRAGSVGIFRLWRDLGYAIGAILTGIIADRLGINYALVVIGVLTIASAVVLGIRMKKALD comes from the coding sequence ATGGAAAAAATATCATTGGGCTTACAAGAGAACTGGAAGCAATTTACCCTTTTGGTGATCATCAATGCTTTTGTGGGTGGGATGATTGGCTTGGAGAGGAGTATTCTTCCTCAGATAGCCGAATTGGAATTTGGAATAGCAGCAAAATCGGCCGTTCTTTCCTTCATCGCGGTATTTGGTACCATCAAAGCCTTCTCCAATTACTTTGCAGGCACATATGCCAATAGGATAGGAAGAAAAAATCTATTAGTTATCGGATGGATTTTTGGACTTCCTGTGCCATTTATCTTAATGTATGCACCTTCATGGGATTGGATTGTAGCGGCTAATGTGCTTTTAGGTATCAATCAAGGTTTAGCTTGGAGTAGTACCGTCGTTATGAAAATTGACCTCGTCGGAGAAAAGCAGCGCGGATTTGCCATGGGACTCAATGAATTTGCTGGGTACTTAGCAGTGGCTGTTGTTGCTTTTTTGACAGGATACATAGCTTCTGAATACGGCTTACGTCCATATCCTTTCTATCTGGGGATAGGGATGGCAGTCCTAGGATTACTTGGCTCTATATTTCTAATCAAAGACACCCAAAAACATGTACAAGCAGAAAATACAATTAGCACTATCCCTCGCCTAAAAAATAGTTTTTGGGAGACCACATGGAAGCACCCAAATTTAGGTTCCGTTACCCAAGCTGGACTGGTCAACAACTTAAATGACGGGATGGCTTGGGGTCTATTCCCCATTTTACTTGCCAGCAAAGGATTCGATTTAGAAGCTATTGGGATAGTTATGGCCACCTATCCTGCTGTATGGGGATTGGGACAGTTGATTACTGGAAAAATGGCGGATCTGTATTCCAAAAAAGCATTGCTTTTCATCGGCATGATTTTACAAGGTATTGTATTATTGATTTTTCCATGGGCTATTGAACTCTCCCATTATATCATTTTATCTGTGATACTAGGTTGGGGAACAGCCATGGTCTATCCCACATTTTTGGCTACGGTGGCTGAAAATACACATCCCGAAGACCGAGCTGGTTCTGTGGGGATTTTTAGACTTTGGCGTGATTTGGGCTACGCCATTGGTGCAATCCTCACAGGAATTATTGCCGACAGACTGGGAATCAATTATGCCTTAGTCGTTATCGGAGTTTTGACGATTGCCTCGGCTGTAGTTTTGGGTATTCGTATGAAAAAAGCGTTAGATTAA